DNA sequence from the Rubripirellula tenax genome:
TGCGTAGTGACCGCCGGCGTACTGTTGAATTTCACGCAAACGATCCAGCGAAGCGTCGTACAACTGTTTGACCGAAACGAGCTCGGTTAAATCGACAAGTTCATCCGCGCTTTGCGACGTGGGTGGGTCCAGCGAAGGACACCAACGGATCGAATCGTCGCCAAGTAAACCTGCCTCGCGTAGCCGGACGGCGTAGACGCCGGCAAACGCTTCGGGGCCCGAATCGGACACCGCCGGCAACCGTGATTGCTCGTTACGAGACACGAACTGGGTGATCGCGATTCCGAGTTGTCGTAACTGATCCTGGCACGTCGTTTTGCGAGCTTCGAAGCGGCCTTCGGCAATCGACGGCAACAGCAACGCCAACACAACCGCGGCGGCCGATGCACTGACCAGCCAATCCAACCAAGTCCAACCCTGATGGGTCGACGGGTCTAAACGGCTGTTCATCGGCGCAAGCGCTGCGGCACCTCGATTGGGATCACCGGTCGCCGGCGTTTCGGATCGAGCCGAATCGAGTTCAGGCTGACTCGGTTCTCGACCGGGAAGCGGCGGCAAATTGGCCATCGTGCGGGCGACCAAATCGGGCGGCGGTGATTCGACCGAAGGAGCATTTTCCAACGGTTCGAGCAGACGCTGGACTTCCGCTAATTGGCGTCGGGCGTCGGGATCTTCCTTCAACCACTGGCCGATGCGACGCATTTCGTGCGGCTCAAGAGCGCCAAGCAGATATCCAAGAAGGTCTTCGTGCATCGCCAAAATAGTCAACGCGTAAGGGAGGGGCCGTACCGGGTTTCGAGCTGAAACTGCGACAGGCTGTTTCCATTACTTACGCGCCAACGACAAAGACGGTTCGCGCGAAGCGACGCCGCCCGACCGAAAACGGACGGGCGGGGTGGCCGATTCATGGCTGTTGAGCAGAATCCTGGTGCGATTCTTCCCACAAGACGCCAAGCCGTTGGACGGCACCGTGCAGTCGGCTTTTGACCGTTCCGACGGGAATTCCCAACACATCGGCAGCTTCGCGGTACTTCAGACCCTGGTAATAGACCAGTTGGACGACCTGCTGCATGGATTCGCCGAGCGATTCGACCGATTCGTGGATCCAGCGGCTGTTTTCTTGGTCCGCGGCGGCCAAAAGCGGGTCAGGCGAGTCGCCGACCAGTTTTTCTGACCAACCGCCACCCGATCCGTCTTTTTCGGTTACTGCGGTGCGGTCCAGCGAAACCATTCGGTGCCGTTTGTTGCGGCGTTGGACGTCAATCGCTTGGTTGGTTGCGATCGCGTACAACCAAGGTCGAAACCGGCGACTGGGATCGAATTGGCTGCACTTCAAGTGAACCTGCAAAAAAGTCCCTTGGAACGCGTCTTCGGCCAGTTCGGCGTCACCGATGTAGCGGCGCAAATAACTGTAAATTTCACGCTCGTATCGGCGAATCAACGCCTCGTACAAGCCTCGTTCACCGGTATC
Encoded proteins:
- a CDS encoding anti-sigma factor family protein, whose protein sequence is MHEDLLGYLLGALEPHEMRRIGQWLKEDPDARRQLAEVQRLLEPLENAPSVESPPPDLVARTMANLPPLPGREPSQPELDSARSETPATGDPNRGAAALAPMNSRLDPSTHQGWTWLDWLVSASAAAVVLALLLPSIAEGRFEARKTTCQDQLRQLGIAITQFVSRNEQSRLPAVSDSGPEAFAGVYAVRLREAGLLGDDSIRWCPSLDPPTSQSADELVDLTELVSVKQLYDASLDRLREIQQYAGGHYAYTLGVVEKDQLTSPRFESRSSFAVMSDAPLAGIPTEANLATSIGHSGVGINVLFEDGRVQFLPVASLASIPDHPLLNHRGQGEAGVNIDDASLAPSWRPPFIDVRQR
- a CDS encoding RNA polymerase sigma factor, producing MNASAKIYNAEAITDADVDDVSFQSDVSDESLIAQYRDTGERGLYEALIRRYEREIYSYLRRYIGDAELAEDAFQGTFLQVHLKCSQFDPSRRFRPWLYAIATNQAIDVQRRNKRHRMVSLDRTAVTEKDGSGGGWSEKLVGDSPDPLLAAADQENSRWIHESVESLGESMQQVVQLVYYQGLKYREAADVLGIPVGTVKSRLHGAVQRLGVLWEESHQDSAQQP